From the genome of Muricauda sp. SCSIO 64092, one region includes:
- a CDS encoding ABC transporter permease, protein MNLLYLAYRNMVSKPLNMVLSLVLLVLSVSLVTFVLQLGKQLNGQMDKNITPVDMVVGAKGSPLQLVLSSVLHIDVPTGNIKLEEAESIKNHPFVGSAISVSYGDNYKGYRILGTEPGYLDNYGVVLSEGGLFQRPFEIVAGNTVAKKLGLQIGDRITSSHGLAAAGGEAHDDHPYTIAGILEPSGTVVDQLLVCDLESIWDAHSHHGEEQHNEDEKHEEGEHDHEGHDHEEPDHEEHDHEGHDHDHEGHDHKEHEGGEQVHDEANDTGHDYEDHDDELEITSLLVKFKSPLGLVQLPRFINENTNMQAALPGFEIQRLMGFLGSGVKTINGIAFAILFVSGFSIFISLLKTIRERRQELALLRTYGLGTRKLLFLVLFEGLLLALIGFWLGWVLGRLALALASGYIESGYGYVLQLNGPNLPELLLFGVTLVIAIIAVLLASTSIFKLNISKTLADV, encoded by the coding sequence ATGAACCTTTTGTATTTAGCCTACCGCAACATGGTCTCAAAACCCTTGAATATGGTTTTGAGCCTGGTACTTTTGGTACTTAGCGTTTCCTTGGTCACTTTTGTCCTGCAGCTCGGTAAGCAACTGAATGGACAAATGGACAAGAACATTACCCCGGTGGACATGGTCGTTGGGGCCAAAGGGAGTCCATTGCAGTTGGTGCTTTCCTCCGTTTTGCATATTGACGTACCTACCGGTAACATTAAACTGGAGGAGGCAGAGTCCATTAAGAATCACCCCTTTGTAGGGTCGGCCATATCCGTTTCCTATGGGGATAACTACAAAGGGTATCGCATTTTGGGTACGGAACCGGGTTATTTGGATAACTATGGTGTTGTTTTAAGCGAGGGAGGTTTATTTCAACGACCTTTTGAAATAGTGGCAGGGAATACCGTTGCCAAAAAATTGGGACTCCAAATAGGGGATAGGATTACCAGTTCCCATGGTTTGGCCGCTGCCGGTGGGGAAGCACATGATGATCACCCCTATACCATTGCTGGAATTTTGGAGCCCTCCGGCACTGTGGTCGATCAGTTGCTGGTATGTGATTTGGAAAGTATCTGGGATGCGCACTCGCATCATGGAGAGGAACAGCACAATGAAGATGAAAAGCATGAAGAAGGGGAACATGACCACGAAGGACATGACCATGAGGAACCTGATCATGAGGAACATGACCACGAAGGACATGACCACGACCATGAAGGACATGATCATAAGGAACATGAAGGTGGAGAACAGGTTCATGATGAAGCTAACGACACCGGACACGATTATGAAGACCATGATGATGAACTTGAGATTACCTCTCTTTTGGTGAAATTCAAAAGTCCCCTGGGCCTGGTACAGTTACCGCGCTTTATCAATGAAAATACCAATATGCAGGCCGCCCTTCCTGGTTTTGAGATACAACGGCTTATGGGTTTCCTGGGTTCCGGCGTAAAGACCATAAACGGTATCGCTTTTGCCATTCTGTTCGTTTCTGGTTTCAGTATTTTCATCAGTCTATTGAAGACCATACGGGAACGAAGACAGGAATTGGCATTATTGCGTACCTATGGCCTGGGAACACGAAAATTGCTCTTCTTGGTATTGTTTGAAGGGCTGCTTTTGGCCTTGATAGGATTTTGGCTTGGATGGGTATTGGGTCGTTTGGCCCTGGCCCTGGCTTCGGGGTATATTGAATCGGGATATGGGTATGTTTTGCAATTGAATGGACCCAATCTTCCCGAGTTGTTACTTTTTGGGGTAACTTTGGTCATAGCCATTATTGCTGTTTTGTTGGCGTCCACATCGATTTTTAAATTGAACATTTCAAAAACGTTGGCCGATGTATAA
- a CDS encoding HupE/UreJ family protein, with translation MHPFEFYLKLGFDHIADMAAYDHILFLVVLCAVYRIEQWKKILILVTAFTIGHSITLVLVSLDIFSIPSNLIKFLIPATIFITALHNVIGPNTTEKSSRMNQNYSMALFFGLIHGMDFSNYFKALIMDPTDIVIPLLGFNIGIELGQLLVVLFIVGVAFLFLNILRVKHREWNVFISGAAAGMSLISMLENTFW, from the coding sequence ATGCACCCATTTGAGTTTTATCTTAAACTTGGTTTTGACCATATTGCCGATATGGCGGCTTATGACCATATTCTTTTCTTGGTAGTGCTTTGTGCGGTCTATCGAATCGAACAATGGAAGAAGATTTTAATTTTGGTGACTGCTTTCACCATTGGTCATAGTATCACTTTGGTCCTGGTGTCCCTGGACATTTTTTCAATTCCTTCAAATTTGATAAAATTCCTTATCCCAGCAACCATATTCATTACCGCCCTTCACAATGTCATTGGTCCAAATACTACCGAAAAATCTTCAAGAATGAATCAAAACTATAGCATGGCGTTGTTCTTTGGATTGATTCATGGCATGGACTTTTCCAATTACTTCAAGGCCCTGATCATGGACCCTACCGATATTGTAATACCCCTATTGGGCTTTAACATTGGTATAGAGCTTGGTCAATTGTTGGTTGTGCTTTTTATCGTTGGTGTTGCCTTTCTTTTCCTCAATATCCTGAGGGTCAAGCACCGTGAATGGAATGTGTTCATTTCGGGGGCGGCCGCTGGAATGTCCCTTATTTCCATGTTGGAAAATACGTTCTGGTAA
- a CDS encoding DUF6702 family protein, whose protein sequence is MLRSVFVLITLAASMQMAAHPLRLSLCEIEYTSSKQLLTINLKLFLTDVNEALVFDPYSKELAFCQPNESVKANQLLLDYLNQFFHVKANKKAVELQIKHKKLSGEGENTALWVYFEYQQPSPLTSLEIKNAVFTDLFFDQNNIVYVHVNGKSNSLMLNKKTAVHQLKF, encoded by the coding sequence GTGTTAAGATCAGTATTTGTTTTAATTACGTTGGCCGCGTCCATGCAAATGGCCGCCCATCCTTTAAGGCTTTCGTTGTGCGAGATTGAGTATACATCAAGCAAACAATTGCTGACCATTAACCTAAAACTGTTCTTAACCGATGTGAATGAGGCCTTGGTTTTTGACCCCTACAGCAAGGAGCTCGCCTTTTGCCAGCCCAATGAATCCGTTAAAGCCAATCAACTATTGTTGGACTATCTCAATCAGTTTTTCCATGTAAAAGCCAATAAAAAGGCAGTAGAATTGCAAATAAAGCATAAGAAATTGAGCGGTGAAGGTGAGAATACCGCATTATGGGTTTACTTCGAATATCAACAACCATCGCCCCTGACCTCCCTCGAAATCAAAAATGCCGTTTTCACCGACTTGTTCTTTGATCAAAACAACATCGTCTATGTCCATGTCAACGGAAAGTCCAATAGTTTGATGCTCAATAAAAAAACAGCCGTTCACCAACTGAAATTCTAA
- a CDS encoding dipeptidase, with protein sequence MFRLHQSYPVFFLLILFIGGCKEKSATTDSKTEEDKLVQKALEIHERVLTLDTHADTPLRMIEPGFDMAERHDPRETGSKVDYPRMIEGGLDAIFFAAFVAQDIRDDDGNTRAKALCLQMMDSIVASTQKNSDIVGLALNPDDAYALEKEGKRAIYIGIENGYPIGKDLSNVELYFEKGVRYITLVHSSNNDLADSATDPNGTEHGGISDFGAKVVGEMNRLGIMVDVSHGNDSVFYDAVKLSKAPIIASHSNARAVTNHERNMTDEMLKMMAENGGVVQLTMLADYLREAPPNAKRDSAVAALRANMKPIGEMTREERTALRKSFQELNEKFPNPPATVTHVADHIDHIVKVAGIDHVGIGCDFDGGGGIEGVFDASEVMNITIELVKRGYTEEQIRKIWGGNLIRVFKEVQAKAKEIQSNEAS encoded by the coding sequence ATGTTTAGATTACATCAAAGCTATCCCGTTTTTTTCCTCCTGATATTGTTCATTGGTGGATGTAAAGAAAAATCAGCTACAACTGATTCAAAAACCGAAGAAGACAAACTGGTTCAAAAGGCACTTGAAATTCATGAACGTGTGCTCACCCTGGATACCCATGCGGATACCCCTTTGCGAATGATTGAACCGGGTTTTGACATGGCCGAACGTCATGATCCCAGGGAAACCGGCTCTAAGGTGGATTATCCCCGGATGATTGAAGGTGGGTTGGACGCCATCTTCTTTGCGGCCTTTGTGGCTCAAGATATTCGTGATGATGATGGCAACACCCGAGCTAAGGCACTCTGCCTCCAAATGATGGATTCAATCGTGGCCTCTACCCAAAAGAATTCGGATATTGTTGGACTTGCGCTAAACCCAGATGATGCGTATGCTTTGGAAAAGGAAGGAAAACGGGCCATTTACATTGGTATAGAGAACGGTTATCCCATCGGCAAAGATCTTTCCAATGTTGAACTGTATTTTGAAAAAGGGGTACGCTATATCACCCTGGTACATTCTTCCAACAACGATTTGGCCGATTCCGCTACCGATCCAAACGGAACCGAACACGGTGGTATCAGTGATTTTGGTGCCAAGGTCGTTGGTGAGATGAATCGCCTTGGTATTATGGTGGATGTCTCCCATGGGAATGATAGCGTATTCTATGATGCCGTAAAACTGTCAAAGGCACCAATTATTGCAAGCCATTCCAACGCCAGGGCAGTGACCAATCACGAACGCAATATGACCGATGAAATGTTGAAGATGATGGCGGAAAATGGTGGTGTTGTCCAACTTACCATGCTTGCTGACTATCTAAGGGAAGCTCCCCCGAACGCAAAGCGGGACTCTGCGGTAGCTGCACTCCGGGCAAACATGAAACCCATCGGGGAAATGACAAGGGAAGAACGAACGGCTTTACGGAAGTCCTTTCAGGAGTTGAATGAAAAATTCCCGAACCCTCCCGCGACCGTTACCCATGTTGCCGATCATATCGATCATATTGTGAAAGTAGCAGGAATAGATCATGTTGGAATTGGTTGTGATTTCGACGGAGGTGGTGGAATCGAAGGGGTTTTTGATGCCAGTGAGGTGATGAACATCACCATAGAACTCGTAAAGCGTGGGTATACCGAGGAACAGATCCGAAAAATCTGGGGCGGTAACCTCATCCGTGTTTTCAAGGAAGTTCAGGCTAAGGCGAAGGAGATACAATCCAACGAAGCCTCCTAA
- a CDS encoding Fur family transcriptional regulator has translation MIGDDLLQQQGLKRTKLRMALLDCFLNAKHALSYPDIKQTLGEGVDKSTLYRNLSAFEEAGIIHRINDQSGVAKYAFGKVHDHGRNHAHFVCEQCETVYCIEKATTVDINVPKGFKTKTIQTIIRGICSDC, from the coding sequence ATGATCGGTGATGACCTTCTACAGCAACAAGGACTAAAAAGGACAAAATTGCGGATGGCACTTTTGGACTGTTTCCTAAACGCCAAACACGCACTGTCCTATCCAGATATTAAACAGACGTTGGGAGAAGGGGTGGACAAGTCCACGCTCTACCGAAACCTGAGCGCTTTTGAAGAGGCGGGCATCATCCATCGCATTAATGATCAAAGTGGTGTGGCGAAATATGCATTTGGCAAGGTCCACGATCATGGTCGCAATCATGCCCATTTTGTTTGCGAGCAATGCGAAACGGTCTATTGTATTGAAAAAGCGACAACAGTGGACATCAATGTTCCCAAAGGATTTAAAACCAAGACCATACAGACCATTATCAGAGGAATCTGTTCCGATTGTTAG
- the argE gene encoding acetylornithine deacetylase — protein sequence MTVEHILAKLVSFPVLGGESNLSIIHWIRDYITSHGVEVNLLPNAEGNKASLHCRIGPDIDGGVILSGHTDVVPVEGQEWTTDPFVLTEKGDGKWYGRGSCDMKGFIACCLAAVPQMVKANLKKPIYFAFSYDEEVGCLAGPELAQAMKTHYRETPKYAIIGEPSLMEPIVGQKGIYILETYVNGSAGHSSRIKQEVSAIHESMRLILWLENKMDQLIANQRLDDRFHPPHSSIHIGLVDGGIAPNVIADKAHFYWDLRTIPMDDMGSIVAEFEAYCRKREEELRKLFPDFSIKTVENHPPVPHLDTKADDAIVDLVKRLSGNATLNTVSYAAEAGQFANEGFQSAICGPGSIAQAHRADEYISHEQLEKGMEMMEKLIQELSSANFA from the coding sequence ATGACAGTTGAGCACATCCTTGCAAAATTGGTTTCCTTCCCGGTACTCGGGGGCGAAAGCAATTTAAGTATCATCCATTGGATCAGGGACTACATTACCTCCCATGGCGTTGAAGTGAATTTATTGCCCAATGCAGAAGGGAACAAAGCCTCATTGCATTGTAGGATAGGACCGGATATCGACGGTGGGGTCATTCTTTCCGGCCATACGGATGTAGTACCCGTGGAAGGTCAGGAATGGACCACGGACCCTTTTGTGCTGACGGAAAAGGGGGACGGAAAATGGTATGGCAGGGGTTCTTGTGATATGAAGGGCTTTATTGCCTGTTGTTTGGCAGCAGTGCCCCAAATGGTAAAAGCCAACCTGAAAAAGCCTATTTATTTCGCTTTTTCCTATGATGAGGAAGTAGGTTGTTTGGCAGGGCCAGAACTGGCCCAAGCCATGAAAACCCATTATAGGGAAACGCCAAAATACGCCATCATTGGTGAACCTTCCCTGATGGAACCCATTGTTGGGCAGAAGGGTATTTATATTCTTGAGACCTATGTCAACGGCTCCGCCGGACACAGCAGCCGTATAAAACAAGAGGTAAGTGCCATCCACGAATCCATGCGTTTGATTCTTTGGCTGGAAAACAAGATGGACCAACTAATTGCGAATCAGCGGTTGGATGACCGTTTTCATCCGCCGCACTCGTCCATTCACATTGGTTTGGTGGATGGAGGCATTGCGCCCAATGTAATAGCCGATAAGGCCCATTTTTATTGGGATTTACGCACCATTCCTATGGATGATATGGGGTCCATTGTCGCAGAATTTGAGGCTTACTGCCGCAAACGGGAAGAAGAATTGCGGAAGCTTTTTCCCGATTTTTCCATAAAGACCGTTGAGAACCACCCTCCAGTGCCCCATTTGGATACCAAGGCCGATGATGCTATTGTCGATTTGGTCAAAAGACTTTCGGGAAACGCAACACTAAATACAGTTTCCTATGCAGCGGAAGCAGGACAATTTGCAAATGAAGGTTTTCAATCCGCCATTTGTGGACCGGGGTCCATTGCCCAAGCCCATAGGGCTGATGAATACATCAGCCATGAACAATTGGAAAAAGGTATGGAGATGATGGAAAAGTTGATCCAAGAGCTGTCCTCAGCTAATTTTGCCTAA